The following are encoded together in the Bradymonas sediminis genome:
- a CDS encoding serine/threonine-protein kinase: protein MKITLRIGDVSLSEIIAHGSIGEVWRGTHSVYHYPIALKKLSNATKDVAWRRREFEYELALLKTLSHPGIVTVYDTETLDGTPVLAMEMAENSCADTPRLASWGAVRALLLQVLGALDYLHAKQIIHCDIKPANILRFSSPASAPAYKLIDFGIAQLTAATPRTAGACPREYRGSPEYSAPEQIRGETENIGPWTDLYALGCTIYAVATGRPPFGSDGFIPLTQAHLNTPAGPFCPDFEVPATLQSWLHQLMRKDPADRFASAQAATEALLNLPAPPPRSRSLSPEIGPRLK, encoded by the coding sequence ATGAAAATAACTCTGCGCATTGGCGACGTATCACTCTCGGAAATCATCGCACACGGCAGCATCGGTGAGGTCTGGCGCGGCACCCATAGCGTATACCACTACCCGATTGCACTCAAAAAACTCTCCAACGCCACCAAAGACGTCGCCTGGAGGCGGCGCGAGTTCGAATACGAACTCGCGCTGCTCAAAACGCTGTCTCACCCGGGCATCGTGACCGTCTACGACACCGAAACGCTCGACGGAACCCCGGTCCTCGCGATGGAGATGGCCGAGAACTCCTGCGCCGACACGCCGCGCCTGGCAAGCTGGGGCGCGGTGCGTGCGCTGCTCCTGCAGGTCCTGGGCGCGCTGGATTATCTGCACGCAAAGCAGATCATTCATTGCGATATAAAGCCCGCAAATATCCTGCGATTTTCTAGCCCCGCGAGCGCGCCTGCGTACAAGTTGATCGACTTTGGGATCGCCCAATTGACCGCCGCCACGCCGCGCACCGCGGGCGCCTGCCCCCGCGAATATCGCGGCTCCCCCGAATACTCCGCCCCGGAGCAGATCCGCGGCGAAACCGAGAATATCGGCCCGTGGACCGATCTATACGCCCTGGGCTGCACCATCTACGCGGTCGCCACCGGGCGCCCGCCCTTCGGCAGCGATGGATTTATCCCGCTCACCCAGGCCCACCTCAACACCCCTGCGGGGCCGTTTTGCCCGGACTTCGAAGTGCCCGCCACGCTCCAATCCTGGCTCCATCAATTGATGCGCAAGGACCCAGCCGACCGCTTCGCCAGCGCCCAGGCGGCGACCGAGGCGCTGCTCAATCTCCCCGCCCCGCCCCCGCGAAGCCGGAGCTTGTCGCCCGAAATCGGGCCGCGCCTTAAATAG
- a CDS encoding putative metal-binding motif-containing protein: MAGCAEGDSGDWETEEVDKGQDEEQGEYCEDQDGDGFLGITARCPRGTDCNDLDANINTKATEICGDGIDNDCRNGDAPCERECVDADGDGYGDGPGCLGLDCDDTNAAINPGAREICGNEIDENCDGADEACPVNCTDLDGDGYGPAGQNSDCPLQGDDCDDSDASRNPGAQEVCNGVDDNCDGQVDECEQTGAECSGTSASDACVVQIGASCSTNAECESPARCDSQVWECRLPVGESCTITDDCLAGYVCNGGVCSGEFCDLNTCSGDFGYCSSEAERCVECNPDAAGDGGCPGTQTCSFQGFCADALLIADADPVPGHPAVRNDIYALSLAVADCWIDYRHADRDELCQILYLGDDVGPITEEDMKSAFVDGHLNFIDADRHEALDDLWGEGFWNVKNIHWRSEPQPGSFLEYCVWYDTKNRDEVIVENCSEFSP, encoded by the coding sequence ATGGCAGGGTGTGCAGAGGGGGATTCGGGTGATTGGGAGACCGAGGAGGTCGACAAAGGCCAGGATGAAGAGCAGGGCGAGTATTGCGAGGACCAGGATGGCGATGGCTTTCTGGGGATCACCGCGCGATGCCCCCGCGGCACCGATTGCAACGACCTCGACGCCAATATTAACACGAAGGCCACCGAGATCTGTGGCGATGGAATCGACAATGACTGCCGAAACGGCGACGCCCCGTGCGAGCGGGAGTGTGTTGACGCCGATGGCGACGGCTACGGCGATGGCCCCGGGTGTTTAGGGCTCGATTGCGACGACACCAACGCCGCGATCAACCCCGGCGCGCGCGAGATTTGTGGCAACGAGATCGATGAAAATTGCGACGGAGCCGACGAAGCGTGCCCGGTCAATTGCACCGACCTCGACGGCGATGGATACGGCCCGGCCGGGCAGAACTCGGATTGCCCGTTGCAGGGCGATGACTGTGACGACTCGGACGCGTCGCGAAACCCGGGCGCCCAGGAAGTCTGCAACGGCGTCGACGACAATTGTGACGGCCAGGTTGACGAGTGTGAGCAGACCGGCGCGGAGTGCTCCGGGACCTCGGCCTCCGACGCCTGTGTGGTCCAGATCGGCGCGAGCTGCAGCACGAACGCGGAGTGCGAGAGCCCGGCGCGCTGCGACTCCCAGGTCTGGGAGTGCCGTCTTCCGGTCGGCGAGAGCTGCACGATCACGGATGACTGCCTGGCCGGATATGTCTGCAATGGCGGCGTGTGCAGCGGTGAGTTTTGTGACCTTAATACCTGCTCGGGGGACTTCGGCTATTGCTCTTCGGAAGCCGAGCGCTGCGTCGAGTGTAACCCGGATGCGGCCGGCGACGGCGGATGCCCGGGCACCCAGACCTGCTCCTTTCAGGGGTTTTGCGCCGACGCGCTGTTGATCGCGGACGCGGATCCGGTCCCCGGTCATCCCGCAGTGCGCAACGACATCTACGCGCTGTCATTGGCCGTGGCGGATTGCTGGATCGATTATCGACACGCAGACCGCGATGAGCTCTGCCAGATCTTGTACCTGGGCGACGACGTCGGCCCCATCACCGAGGAGGATATGAAGAGCGCGTTTGTCGATGGGCACCTGAATTTCATCGACGCGGATCGCCACGAGGCGCTCGACGACCTCTGGGGAGAGGGCTTCTGGAATGTGAAGAATATTCACTGGCGCAGCGAGCCACAGCCGGGCAGCTTTTTGGAGTATTGCGTCTGGTATGACACCAAGAATCGCGACGAGGTGATCGTCGAGAATTGCTCGGAGTTCTCGCCCTGA